In one Candidatus Desulfatibia profunda genomic region, the following are encoded:
- a CDS encoding cupin domain-containing protein, with protein sequence MDYTSDTPKGKPFNLNDHITYAIGSVVSKTLLKKDIGNITLFSFAKSQGLTEHTSPFDAVVYILDGQAEIIIGGEPHTVKDGEMIIMPANVPHALHASEQFKMLLIMIRG encoded by the coding sequence ATGGATTACACTTCAGATACTCCTAAAGGCAAACCATTCAATCTAAACGATCATATTACCTATGCCATCGGTTCTGTAGTAAGCAAAACATTGCTCAAAAAAGATATCGGCAATATCACCCTTTTTTCTTTTGCCAAAAGCCAAGGGCTGACCGAACATACTTCACCTTTTGATGCCGTGGTGTACATCCTAGATGGGCAGGCTGAAATTATTATTGGCGGCGAACCTCACACAGTCAAAGACGGAGAAATGATTATTATGCCCGCCAATGTACCCCATGCGCTGCATGCTTCCGAACAGTTTAAGATGCTGTTGATTATGATTCGCGGATAG